A region from the Planktothrix sp. FACHB-1365 genome encodes:
- a CDS encoding DUF3038 domain-containing protein produces MQLEQSQSQSIPIILDSLPDLAISENGCPRRARLEIDLMLLAIEALYLGGAEHMLVIISELDLQTVIQNRVKLWRLRSTNPLRRFSQRRTLSLLEAKALVVIICNLGRRLTAKIRQLLMDYEALKQKQIPIERHLQLSNYLTQFRVHFRSRMNPRRALVMAYSSDEKLNDLAIRLLEKLLFCTGTAGMQRFWISLFDGEVE; encoded by the coding sequence ATGCAGTTAGAACAGTCCCAAAGTCAGTCAATCCCAATTATATTGGACAGTTTACCAGATTTAGCAATTTCTGAGAACGGATGTCCACGTCGAGCCCGGTTAGAAATTGATTTGATGTTACTGGCAATTGAAGCCTTATATCTGGGTGGTGCAGAACATATGCTGGTGATCATCTCAGAACTCGATTTACAAACGGTGATTCAAAATCGGGTGAAATTATGGCGACTTCGTAGTACCAACCCGTTACGCAGGTTTAGTCAGCGTCGAACCCTAAGTCTGCTAGAGGCGAAAGCGTTAGTCGTGATTATCTGTAACCTCGGAAGACGGTTAACCGCCAAAATTCGGCAGTTACTCATGGATTATGAAGCCCTAAAACAAAAACAAATTCCGATTGAACGACATTTACAACTGTCCAACTACTTAACCCAATTTCGGGTACATTTCCGCAGTCGCATGAATCCCCGACGGGCGTTGGTAATGGCTTATAGTTCTGATGAGAAGTTAAACGATTTAGCCATCCGTTTATTAGAGAAACTTCTGTTTTGCACCGGTACGGCTGGAATGCAGCGATTTTGGATTAGTTTGTTTGATGGAGAAGTCGAATGA
- a CDS encoding DUF4335 domain-containing protein, with product MTIERQYSLPNCKLILQGLPQGTDGKSDGRASLNKLMNAECHFVGYPQPITGGREFFESLVRQVSRYAQGFLSGLIPPERPHAKPELVELRPIGGELHQLRVYESSEETPSEGSSLPDSPTVTVDLTTVQLFDLVEAIDQFLADSQTLPELSLQLKPLSKRYLKPEQPVAQRVKPAAIGVSSLVLTALAVFALPIPDVKRPQDPKPQPQAQTETIPTPSASPPTGSPSPVTPEAPLASNLSSPQPITDVQELNDLKAQLDEKLVKAWIPAADVKVPLVYRVSVAKDGAIVGYKSLNPATETETKQTPLPDLLYKPVGNRPINEPLADFQVTFNPDDSLEVQTLSGINNQ from the coding sequence ATGACGATTGAACGTCAATATAGTTTACCGAACTGCAAACTGATTTTGCAGGGCTTACCCCAAGGAACCGATGGGAAATCCGACGGAAGAGCCAGTTTAAATAAGCTCATGAATGCAGAATGTCATTTTGTGGGCTACCCCCAACCGATTACCGGGGGACGGGAGTTTTTTGAGAGCTTGGTACGACAGGTCAGTCGCTACGCTCAAGGGTTCCTGAGTGGACTCATTCCCCCTGAACGACCTCACGCCAAGCCGGAGTTGGTGGAATTGCGCCCCATCGGAGGAGAGTTACATCAGTTAAGGGTTTATGAGTCTTCGGAGGAAACTCCCTCTGAGGGGTCTTCTTTACCTGATTCTCCAACCGTTACGGTGGATTTAACAACGGTACAATTATTTGACCTGGTTGAAGCAATCGATCAGTTTTTAGCGGATAGCCAGACTTTACCTGAATTATCTCTCCAGTTAAAACCGCTTTCTAAACGTTATCTGAAACCGGAACAACCTGTTGCTCAACGGGTGAAGCCCGCAGCTATTGGGGTATCGAGTCTGGTATTAACGGCTTTAGCTGTGTTTGCTTTGCCCATTCCCGATGTCAAACGACCTCAAGACCCGAAACCACAACCCCAAGCACAGACGGAAACCATTCCCACACCCAGCGCGTCCCCCCCAACGGGTTCACCAAGTCCAGTGACACCGGAAGCACCTTTAGCGTCTAATCTGTCTAGTCCACAGCCCATTACTGATGTTCAAGAACTCAACGATTTAAAAGCTCAACTCGATGAAAAATTGGTTAAAGCTTGGATACCTGCGGCGGATGTGAAAGTCCCCTTAGTTTATCGGGTGAGTGTGGCAAAAGATGGGGCAATTGTGGGTTATAAATCTTTAAATCCGGCAACAGAAACGGAAACAAAACAAACCCCATTACCGGATTTATTATATAAACCTGTTGGGAATCGTCCCATCAATGAACCCTTAGCAGATTTTCAAGTCACATTTAATCCTGATGACAGTTTGGAGGTTCAGACTTTATCAGGTATTAATAATCAGTAG
- a CDS encoding pentapeptide repeat-containing protein encodes MQKISSKELLDLYNDGKRDFGALDLSGSDLFEANLEEIDLAGSNLNGIYMPYSNLSYANLHQTQLQDAQLGDTQLYQVDLSEANLQGSSLSRCNLRHADLRGANLQHCNLQGADLYNANLTEADLRFSNLSNANLENAKLTNAQLAGCNLFRSKMANLSDAQCDHTTIGPDGY; translated from the coding sequence ATGCAGAAAATTAGTTCAAAAGAATTACTGGATTTATATAACGATGGGAAACGGGACTTTGGTGCCCTAGATTTAAGTGGGTCAGATTTATTTGAAGCCAACTTAGAAGAGATTGACTTGGCAGGCAGCAACTTAAACGGGATTTATATGCCCTATTCTAATCTGAGTTACGCTAACTTACACCAAACTCAACTTCAAGATGCCCAACTCGGAGATACCCAACTTTACCAAGTGGATTTATCCGAAGCCAACCTTCAAGGTAGCAGTTTATCTCGATGTAACCTCCGCCATGCAGATTTACGCGGTGCGAATTTGCAACATTGTAATTTACAAGGAGCCGATTTATATAATGCCAATTTGACAGAAGCTGACTTAAGATTTTCTAATTTAAGTAATGCTAATTTGGAAAATGCTAAGTTAACTAATGCTCAATTAGCAGGCTGCAATTTATTTCGCTCTAAAATGGCTAATTTATCCGATGCTCAATGTGATCATACCACCATAGGGCCCGATGGATATTAA
- a CDS encoding shikimate kinase — MQEQLQGINLYLIGMMGSGKTTIGQILAKQLDYRFIDTDELISKVANQSIAEIFATEGEEAFRDIESQVLSQLCAYQKFVISTGGGIILKKMNWSYLRHGIIIWLNVPVEELYNRLKEDTTRPLLQHPEPLKQLQTLLEQRTPLYAQADLEIMINSGDTPEEISNQILQKIPSILKPKSNALN, encoded by the coding sequence TTGCAAGAACAGTTACAAGGAATTAATCTATATTTAATTGGAATGATGGGGTCGGGTAAAACTACCATTGGACAAATTCTAGCCAAACAATTAGATTATCGATTTATCGATACCGATGAGTTGATTAGTAAAGTAGCCAATCAATCTATTGCTGAGATTTTTGCCACCGAAGGTGAAGAAGCTTTTAGAGATATAGAATCTCAGGTTTTATCCCAACTTTGTGCTTATCAAAAATTTGTGATTTCTACAGGGGGAGGAATTATTCTGAAAAAGATGAATTGGAGTTATCTTCGACATGGAATTATTATTTGGCTTAATGTTCCCGTTGAAGAACTCTATAATCGTTTAAAAGAAGATACAACCCGACCTTTATTACAACATCCCGAACCGTTAAAACAATTACAAACCTTATTAGAACAACGCACTCCCCTTTATGCTCAAGCCGATCTCGAAATTATGATTAATTCTGGTGATACCCCGGAAGAAATTAGTAACCAAATTTTACAAAAAATTCCCTCAATTTTAAAACCCAAATCTAATGCTTTAAATTAA
- the fmt gene encoding methionyl-tRNA formyltransferase, with protein MKIVFFGTPQFAVPSLERLLDHPEFDVLAVVTQPDKRRGRGSQLTPSPVKILAETHQLSIWQPKRVKKDQNTLNLLREAQADVFVVVAYGQILSPEILDMPRLGCVNGHGSILPKYRGAAPIQWCLYHGEEETGMTSMLMDAGMDTGPMLLKVVTPIGLLENATDLGQRLAQLGADLLVETLVKLDRGEIQPIPQDQALATYAPLIKDQDYHLDWHRSAIALHHQIRGFYPNCITSFRDKPLKVCATVPLMPEYQSQFPPEYQNLQQQWPYLSQLSGQPGEVVALVKRFGPVVQTGAGLLLLTEVQLAGKRVQSGLDFANGTRLAVGEILG; from the coding sequence ATGAAAATTGTTTTTTTTGGTACACCTCAATTTGCAGTTCCGAGTTTAGAACGGTTGTTAGACCACCCTGAATTTGACGTTTTAGCCGTTGTGACTCAACCGGATAAACGCCGAGGTCGGGGGAGTCAATTGACCCCTTCTCCGGTCAAAATATTAGCAGAAACCCATCAATTATCGATTTGGCAGCCCAAACGGGTGAAAAAAGATCAAAACACCTTAAATCTATTGCGAGAAGCTCAGGCGGATGTTTTTGTGGTGGTGGCTTATGGACAAATTTTATCCCCAGAAATTCTGGATATGCCTCGGTTGGGATGTGTGAATGGTCATGGCTCAATTTTACCCAAATATCGCGGAGCCGCCCCGATTCAATGGTGTTTATATCATGGGGAAGAGGAAACGGGAATGACTTCTATGTTAATGGATGCAGGGATGGACACTGGGCCGATGTTATTAAAAGTGGTGACACCCATTGGACTATTAGAAAATGCAACGGATTTAGGACAACGTTTAGCCCAATTGGGGGCTGATTTATTAGTAGAAACGTTAGTAAAATTAGACAGAGGAGAAATTCAACCGATTCCTCAAGATCAAGCCTTGGCAACTTATGCCCCTTTAATTAAAGATCAAGATTATCATTTAGATTGGCATCGATCTGCGATCGCATTACATCATCAAATTCGAGGCTTTTACCCCAACTGTATCACATCATTTCGGGATAAACCCTTGAAAGTTTGTGCTACTGTACCCTTAATGCCAGAATATCAATCTCAATTTCCCCCGGAATACCAAAATTTGCAACAACAATGGCCTTATTTATCTCAACTTTCAGGACAACCGGGAGAAGTAGTCGCTTTAGTTAAACGTTTTGGGCCAGTGGTGCAAACGGGTGCAGGATTACTACTATTGACAGAAGTACAATTAGCCGGGAAACGAGTACAATCTGGTTTGGATTTTGCAAACGGAACCCGTCTGGCGGTTGGAGAAATTTTAGGATAG
- a CDS encoding OmpA family protein, whose product MTKSAKPRIQPPTPPPPRRFNGLLFVGTMVFNLLLLTVGSVLAWFVGMAIAQVYPNSRSEVPLTEQLLEKTQNWGTQGMIPTPVVSPSPASPQPIPTPSQTLTDPQRQQLRVQLQQLQGQLNTLMGKTAALETQLGSSRPTEPLEERLQILEQQLGAATSTSGSGNKKPTQPFPPGISTKPERRQNSNTLIVTFPSDVLFDVGSTILRPGANVILDTIITDIKTYKGAAVRVIGHTDNQGNPQQNLDVSFSRAEAVMKYLSEAAGTDYHWSAIGYGSNRPTVNNNSENNRQLNRRIEVAITP is encoded by the coding sequence ATGACAAAATCTGCAAAGCCACGAATTCAACCGCCGACCCCTCCTCCCCCTCGCCGATTTAACGGCCTATTGTTTGTGGGAACAATGGTGTTTAACCTCCTGCTGTTGACGGTGGGTTCAGTGCTGGCTTGGTTTGTGGGGATGGCAATTGCTCAAGTCTATCCGAATTCTCGGTCTGAAGTTCCCTTAACAGAACAGTTGCTTGAGAAAACCCAAAATTGGGGTACCCAGGGAATGATCCCGACTCCGGTGGTGAGTCCGAGTCCTGCTTCCCCTCAACCGATCCCCACACCCAGTCAAACTTTAACTGACCCCCAACGTCAACAACTGCGGGTGCAGTTGCAACAACTCCAGGGCCAGTTAAATACGCTCATGGGAAAAACGGCGGCTTTAGAAACCCAATTGGGATCGAGTCGTCCGACGGAACCTTTGGAGGAACGTTTACAAATTCTCGAACAGCAATTAGGGGCTGCAACTTCAACTTCTGGGTCAGGAAATAAAAAACCGACTCAACCTTTCCCCCCTGGGATTTCCACAAAGCCGGAACGTCGTCAAAATTCTAATACCTTAATTGTTACGTTTCCCAGTGATGTGTTGTTTGATGTCGGGAGTACAATTTTGCGTCCTGGGGCTAACGTGATTTTAGATACGATTATTACGGATATTAAAACTTATAAAGGGGCTGCGGTGCGGGTGATTGGTCATACGGATAATCAAGGAAATCCTCAACAAAATTTAGATGTATCTTTTAGTCGTGCAGAAGCGGTGATGAAATATTTATCCGAAGCGGCTGGAACAGACTATCACTGGTCAGCGATTGGATATGGGTCTAATCGTCCTACTGTTAATAATAATTCTGAAAATAATCGCCAACTCAATCGACGGATTGAAGTCGCTATTACACCCTAG
- a CDS encoding NUDIX hydrolase produces the protein MAYRNPTPTVDIIIELIDRPARPIVLIERKNPPFGWAIPGGFVDYGESVETAAIREAKEETGLEIELIEQFYVYSNPNRDPRQHTLSVVFLATAIGEPQAADDAKNLELFEPWKIPQNLCFDHDRILKDYCRYRHYRIKPQIDN, from the coding sequence ATGGCTTATCGTAACCCTACTCCAACCGTTGATATTATTATTGAATTAATAGATCGTCCGGCTCGACCGATAGTATTAATTGAACGAAAAAATCCGCCCTTTGGGTGGGCAATTCCGGGAGGATTTGTAGATTATGGAGAATCTGTAGAAACGGCGGCTATTCGAGAAGCCAAAGAAGAAACGGGATTAGAAATAGAATTAATTGAACAATTTTATGTTTATTCTAATCCGAATCGAGATCCCCGTCAACATACCTTAAGTGTTGTCTTTTTAGCGACGGCTATTGGGGAACCCCAAGCCGCAGATGATGCCAAAAATTTAGAACTCTTTGAACCTTGGAAAATTCCCCAAAACCTATGTTTTGATCATGATCGCATTCTCAAAGATTATTGTCGTTATCGACATTATAGAATTAAACCTCAAATTGATAACTGA